A single genomic interval of Aedes aegypti strain LVP_AGWG chromosome 1, AaegL5.0 Primary Assembly, whole genome shotgun sequence harbors:
- the LOC5566400 gene encoding odorant receptor 4, with the protein MTQSLEFDQTFGFIAKVLQMIGYPSCLAPYPTTFASRLKSSAGFVVCFLMLTYCVFGQIINIGLLMMGHRQTDQVVEEVAIQVSSTGFCIIGLAKMYSLSYNRAILSWLIADFRVKWNAGELTDKDRSIRDGTLRPTVAITTVAALGNIIMVSAFNFQPVVEMIYGRVVTGEWVKLFLYVIWFPFNSTHGAIYYLVYLFEVYSGVIVAVGNVGFNCIFCLLTSHLSMQLKLLCSWIEDMVEVEDEKGVQSKKKLYRIVRYHQDLIRGRNALQSMFSTTLFLNFSASSVLMCMQLYLITTAGITLMVKFTLFMLCILMEIFILCYYGEEILANSSSIAAGAFNSNWYQSKVSQQNPRFGKNLIPIIQQGQRPMVLTAWKFWPITIRTFSAILQTSWSYFTLLKTVMH; encoded by the exons ATGACTCAATCCCTTGAGTTTGACCAAACCTTTGGCTTCATCGCCAAGGTCTTGCAAATGATCG GTTATCCAAGCTGTTTAGCACCGTACCCAACGACCTTCGCCAGTCGACTCAAGTCCAGTGCCGGTTTCGTGGTATGCTTCCTCATGTTGACCTATTGCGTTTTCGGTCAGATCATCAACATCGGCCTGCTGATGATGGGTCACCGCCAGACGGATCAGGTCGTCGAAGAGGTCGCCATCCAGGTCAGCAGCACAGGCTTTTGCATCATCGGACTGGCGAAGATGTACAGTTTGTCGTACAACCGGGCCATTCTGAGCTGGCTCATTGCGGACTTCAGAGTCAAGTGGAATGCCGGGGAACTCACAGATAAGGACCGTTCCATACGGGACGGGACGTTACGTCCAACGGTGGCCATTACGACTGTAGCGGCATTAGGGAACATCATAATGGTGTCGGCGTTCAACTTTCAACCGGTGGTGGAGATGATCTACGGTCGGGTGGTTACCGGAGAATGGGTCAAGCTATTTCTGTACGTGATTTGGTTCCCTTTCAATTCGACTCACGGGGCGATCTACTATCTGGTGTACTTGTTTGAGGTTTATTCGGGAGTTATAGTGGCCGTTGGAAACGTGGGGTTCAACTGTATCTTCTGTTTGCTGACTTCACACTTGTCGATGCAGTTAAAGCTGTTGTGCAGTTGGATCGAGGATATGGTTGAAGTTGAGGACGAGAAGGGGGTGCAATCGAAGAAGAAGCTCTACAGGATTGTGCGGTATCATCAGGACTTGATCAG AGGAAGGAATGCGTTACAATCAATGTTCAGCACAACGCTGTTCCTGAACTTCTCCGCAAGTTCTGTTCTGATGTGCATGCAGCTTTACCTCATAACT ACCGCAGGCATTACTCTGATGGTCAAGTTTACTCTTTTCATGCTTTGTATTTTGATGGAGATTTTCATTCTCTGCTACTACGGTGAAGAGATTCTCGCTAAT AGTTCATCGATTGCCGCTGGAGCGTTCAACTCGAATTGGTACCAGTCGAAGGTGAGCCAACAGAATCCTCGTTTTGGCAAAAATTTGATTCCGATTATCCAGCAAGGGCAGAGGCCCATGGTTCTGACGGCGTGGAAGTTTTGGCCCATAACCATTCGGACGTTCAGCGCC ATATTGCAAACATCATGGTCCTATTTTACCTTGCTGAAAACTGTAATGCATTAG